A single Anopheles arabiensis isolate DONGOLA chromosome 2, AaraD3, whole genome shotgun sequence DNA region contains:
- the LOC120898733 gene encoding facilitated trehalose transporter Tret1-like — protein sequence MGKTAYTINGSTNGRDEKKVRPDDKMATRLDGNDKQQQQQRQEVSAFRRILPQILASTAKNFLLLDLGMAVAFPTIVIPALRGIKNRAPDEFLHFTPQQASWFGSIAYICQPVGSVLSGIILEPLGRKRSMILVNIPHIIGWFMLHFAGSLEEMYTAAILLGLGVGFMEAPIVTYVGEICQPSIRGILTSCAGVAVMLGFFMVYLLGTVTTWRTTAAICGVIPIATMIAICFVPETPMWLLSKNRADDALKSLQWLRGWVSPKAVEQEFQEMKRYSLHSAKCAICEKSGSTTTCQHPPLTEWTKLKELTRKRNLRPFVLVMLFFVFGQLSGLTGMRPYLVQIFQAYGVPLDANWATVSTGLLGLIANIVCMVSIKFVGKRRLAITSMAVTALSCISLSIYAFNTFPPGWTSFDNHPGTSHVTSMGYIPMVLFFMLAFFTSVGVLPVPWILLSEVFPFRNRSLACGITAALHYVMSFVTTKTYFNLESALSLPGVILFYGVMGMVGLAFVYFFLPETEKRTLEDIELYFSDNKRKLTDIYIPRRNRDEEMVAVVSKLAEKAMEKQGIDNAVFTEGDK from the exons ATGGG CAAAACGGCCTACACAATAAATGGCTCCACCAACGGGCGGGACGAGAAAAAGGTGCGACCTGACGACAAGATGGCAACACGGCTCGACGGTAAtgataagcagcagcagcagcagcgacaggaAGTGAGCGCGTTCCGCCGCATCCTGCCACAGATACTGGCCAGTACGGCAAAAAATTTCCTCCTGCTTGATCTCGGCATGGCGGTCGCCTTTCCGACGATCGTCATTCCCGCACTGCGGGGCATAAAAAATCGCGCCCCGGACGAGTTTCTCCACTTTACACCCCAGCAAGCGTCCTGGTTtg GAAGCATTGCCTACATCTGCCAACCGGTGGGAAGCGTTCTGTCCGGAATCATTCTCGAGCCGCTCGGGCGCAAGCGATCGATGATTCTGGTCAACATTCCGCACATTATTGGCTGGTTTATGTTGCACTTTGCCGGGTCGCTGGAGGAAATGTACACGGCGGCCATACTGCTCGGACTGGGCGTCGGCTTCATGGAAGCGCCGATCGTGACCTATGTTGGGGAAATTTG TCAACCATCGATCCGCGGCATTCTGACGTCCTGTGCCGGTGTGGCCGTGATGTTGGGCTTCTTCATGGTGTATCTGCTGGGGACGGTAACCACCTGGCGTACGACGGCGGCCATTTGTGGTGTCATTCCGATCGCCACGATGATTGCGATCTGCTTCGTGCCCGAGACGCCGATGTGGCTGCTGTCCAAGAACCGGGCGGACGATGCACTCAAGTCGCTCCAGTGGCTGCGTGGCTGGGTGTCACCGAAGGCCGTCGAGCAGGAGTTCCAGGAGATGAAGCGCTACAGCCTGCACTCGGCAAAGTGTGCCATCTGCGAGAAGAGCGGTTCGACGACCACCTGCCAGCATCCCCCGCTAACCGAGTGGACCAAGCTGAAGGAGCTGACGAGGAAGCGTAACCTGCGCCCGTTCGTGCTGGTGATGCTGTTCTTCGTGTTCGGTCAGCTGAGCGGGCTGACGGGGATGCGACCGTATCTGGTGCAAATCTTCCAGGCGTACGGTGTGCCGCTGGACGCGAACTGGGCCACCGTGTCGACGGGATTGCTCGGGCTGATCGCTAACATCGTGTGCATGGTGAGCATCAAGTTTGTGGGAAAACGGCGGCTCGCCATTACGTCGATGGCGGTCACAGCGCTGTCGTGCATTTCGCTGTCCATCTACGCTTTCAACACGTTCCCGCCCGGTTGGACGTCGTTCGATAACCATCCCGGTACGAGCCACGTCACATCGATGGGCTACATTCCGATGGTGCTGTTCTTCATGCTGGCGTTCTTCACCAGCGTTGGCGTGCTGCCCGTGCCCTGGATTTTGCTCAGCGAAGTGTTTCCCTTCAG AAATCGCAGCCTGGCGTGCGGTATTACGGCCGCCCTGCACTACGTCATGTCGTTTGTGACGACCAAAACGTACTTCAACCTGGAGAGTGCGCTCTCGCTGCCCGGTGTCATCCTGTTCTACGGCGTGATGGGCATGGTCGGGCTCGCGTTCGTGTACTTCTTCCTGCCGGAAACGGAAAAGCGCACGCTGGAGGACATCGAGCTGTACTTCTCCGACAACAAGCGCAAGCTGACCGACATCTACATTCCGCGACGAAACCGGGACGAGGAAATGGTGGCCGTCGTGTCCAAGCTGGCCGAGAAAGCGATGGAAAAGCAGGGCATCGACAACGCCGTCTTTACGGAGGGCGA